The Miscanthus floridulus cultivar M001 unplaced genomic scaffold, ASM1932011v1 os_1584_1_2, whole genome shotgun sequence sequence actaTATAATGAGTTGCTAATAAAAACAAACGATCAAGCATCACTAATCAACGTAACATGCATAGAGCAAGACGCAACAATAGATTATTTGAACATATATAATACGAGGAAAGGATAGTGATCGAATAgaagaaattaaaacaaaaacaaACCTGATTGGTGAGACCATAGTAGCCATTGTTGGCCTTCCACAGGCCGGCGCGGACTTAGCGGTCGGCGTGTGGGATCCTGCGGGGAGCGTCGATGGCGAGGCCCACGGCAAGGTCCGCGACGTCGTCGGTGTGCACGTCGGGGGTGTTGGTGACCCGGACCCCGCGCTCGCGGCACCTGGTGAGGTCGACGTGGTCGAAGCCGACGGCGTGGCACGCGATGATCTCGAGCCGCGGGAGCGCGTCGATGAGCTCCgcgtcgccgccggcgccgctgccAGCGCCGGTGACCACGGCCCGGATCGACGAGGCGTGAATTCGCCACGGCTGTCATGCGGGGCATCCCAGAGGCGCaggaggcggcagcggcggtcCAGCTCCTGCTCCAGGTACGTGTCCAGCGGGCGCAGGAGCAGCACGCCCAAGGATTCCATCGCTGCTCAGGCAGGAGTAGTGTTAGGGAGGTTGGGTGGGCACGTACAAACAAGACACGGCAACTGGGTGGAACAGTAGGCTTGTATACGTCTCCAATGGTTCAGATCTGAGGACTTCTGTTGAGGGAGCGAAATATTATTGGTGTCTCAGTCTCAGCGGTGGCTGCTGCCTGTTGAATTAAAACGCAGCAGCAGCCTGCAGCCGGCCCAGTTTTTTTATTAGCTGGCATAAGCATTGCCATTTTATTTAGCTGACGACGACTCTGTCTAAAATAATAAACTCAAAACATGCCATAATTTTAAATTGCTGCAGCAAAGGAACAAAATGAAACAATTTGACCGGAACTGAAGCCATCATTTTTACTTTTTTTCCTTCGAACAACGTAGAAGAACTTCATGTCATTTCAAGATAGAAAAAACACAAATACAAAGAGTTAGACAGAGAGCCCAATCCAAACATGAACACACACCCACAAATGGTCCTACTGCAAGAAAAAAGAATCGCCACAAAAGTAACTGAAGGCCTGACCAAAGACCATCAACTATGGGCCTAAATCATTCTTACCTCTCTTTTTATTAATCGCAACATTGGCAAAAATGGTGTAACCGATGTATGTATATGTTCACATGTATGCGATGTCAATTGCTCTATGTTTGCAGCTACATTTTTACTTCACTGGCATGCGAGCTAAACTAGTTGGTCAACATGCCAAGATGAATCAAACTTTTAGCTCGTTATATAAGAAGTCCTAGCAAGCTAAGCCGAGTCGAGCTAAGCTGGCTCGATATCTAGCCCTACCTCACGACGTCACATTAACCTAGCAATTTCAGATCTAATTCAAGATTTTCTTAGGGCCCAAGTGGGGCTTTCTAATACTGTATTTGGAGCAGTTCTTAGAATAGAAGAGATCAAACGAAAAAAGTGACTATTTGGAAGTTCCTAAAAGCCAAGAAAACGATAGTTGACTTTTTTTGAGAAGTAGTGATCCAAGTATCACGCATTGCATGTAGACATCCATAAGCGCAGCCCCAGTGCTATGAGCTAGTTACTGGCTCTAAAATAATCTCTCTAATGATATTAACTTTAGCATATAGCTCATAACATAAATAGCCTCACATGACATCCTCATGTAATCTTGAAACATGTGTATGAGACTAGCTCTCGATCAAAAACTAGTTTTTTCTCTCTTCTTTAAAATATGGAACAATATGCTATGAGCTAGCTCCTCATAAGTTAGAGCTTCCGTGAAGACCTTTTCTTTTGAGACGGCTTCCCGGATACTATGATGGCTACAACGCGAGTTATTTCTCTACTTGTAAGATCATGTTAAGTCAACCATACCACAAAGATCATGTTATATACtctctccatcccaaattataagtcattccagctttcttagagagtcaaagcatctcaaatttgaccaaatttatacaataaaataataatatttataataccaataagtatcattagattcttcattaactatattttcatagtatacctatttgttgatatcataaatctttataattctctctataattttgatcaaatttaagatgttttgactctccaaaaaattagaataacttataatttagaatagaggtaGTACCTTTTATGCGAACTTAGTTAAATTTAACATTGTTTGACTTAGCATATGCTAAAATTACATTATTTTAGAAAGTAAGGGAAGATTTAATAGTTGCACGTGCTACTAAATTTTCAAGAACTTAAAAAATTAGCGTGCAACTTAATGTTTAAAAACATGAAAATTAGTTTTGCACAAGTATTTAGGAATTGACAGTGTCCTAAAATCGTCACCGAAACAGACCAATATGAAATTACAACAGTCCGTTAACATATACGAGTTGTTTAGTTCTACTGTTGGTAACACAAACATAAATGCTTTAAAGCTGCGGACGTTATCGGTGGGAGATATGATTAAACTAATTTTCTTTATATCTACATTACTGTGGAACCAATCAAACAACACGATATATGTTAGAgaatattactccctccattctaaattataagtcgtttcaAGAATCTTTAAGAGTCaaagtatctcaagtttgaccaaaattatagagagaataaTAAAGATTTTTTACATCAAAtatgtatactatgaaaatataattgatGAAGAATCTAGTGATATTTAGTTGGCATtataaatattattatcttattatataaatttggtcaaacttaaaatgctttgactctccaagattcttggaaagACTTATAATTTGATATGGAGTACATTATATAAGGAGAGCGGCAACAAATTAGCTACCTCTAGTACAACAGTCCCTTACTAACATTATAGATATACCCTCAAAAAACATTATAGATATATAATAGCAAACGTACATGTGTTGCAACAAAATTTACATCTTAGTATCTTATGCCATCTACTATAATACATTTTAGAATCAGACTACATACTTTTATTGAACATATGTATCCTAATTTGTATCAGCACAAGTCATATGATTTTAGACCATGGATGAGACAAAAATAAATTAAAACTCCAATTTTTTCTAATACAGAGCAATACTATCATTCTTATAAACCCAGCTATGACTATTTTGTTCCGAAGAGTGAAGGAACACAGGGACAAAGAGAGggagagatggatcaaaatttagAGACAAAAATTCACTCTGATATTTATACTAACAGATATGCTCATGCATTGCAACAGATCATACAACCTGTCCCAATATGTTTTAAAATCAAACATTATAACTGTACTATTCTAACTTCTATAAGCACGAGTCGTGAACAAAGGTCATAGACTAGACATTAAAGCAATTAGACTCTTATCTCTAATTCATAACCTCTAATTTATTACGTACTACTACTCTAAGTAAAAAAAAATGATATGACACTTCTGCTCTATGGAGTGAAAGGACAAACGGACTCATAAGAGAGCCGAGGACAAAAACTGAGAAATTGTCGCATCTTTAAGTATAAAAGGTATACATTACAGGACGATATAAGGAATAAGTATGCATATCACAAATCACGACTTGCGATATTTTATAGTCTCGTCCTCACAGGATACAACACATTTATAAACATCCCCATTATTCCTTCGTGGCTTGCATGTAAATTGTGGAGCTTTTTATGGTATGTTTTTGTGTTATAGGTGGATGAAATGAGAACAGGAAATGGTGAAAATGAAAAGGTAAGCCTAGTTCTAACAGAATCTTCTGTACATGACAAGAAAAGTATCAACAAATAATTCCGCCTCAAAGCAAGCAAAATGCTTGTGGTATTTACAgtaagcactattggaagatctGTTGGATGACTGTCTCTGCATTTCCATTGTACTGCATGAGGAGTTGGATAGCGTCCGCCCTTGGCAACGCAAGGAATTCCTAAGTATATAGAACATACACAGTAAATGATAAATAGCCAATTAAATTCAATCTTACAACATTATTGATATCTTAGGTGCTGACGATAAAATATTCTGATCTCTAAACAAAGTGACAAAAAGTGCAATAAATTCCACTACGGGTACGTTCAGTCCTAGGCAATACCAATTTGAAAAGTAGATTTCAAAAACCTAAACTAGTTCGAGACGTGTTGCCAAAAACTACAACCTTGGTGCCCACTGCAGAAATTTACCCTATCTTGACACTTGATGCAAAACAAACTCACCATGAACATCCCTAGTGTGCTTTTAAAGGAAACTTTTATTGACAACAGGGTAAAATGTTAAACACAGCTAGAAGCTGAAATGATTTTTTAACTGACCTTATAATACTGTAACTAGTAACTATTTTTTTTAACACCAGGAGGGTTGCATCCTTTTATACTGAGAAGGAAAAAAAGGGTAAAGAACCCTTGCAACACACCGACGCCCAAGACAGCTGCACCTTTGTTAGATTAGAAGTACCAAGACCAAAGCAGGCCACAATTAACCCTCTTGTGATAACATAGGCCCTATTTGGAGTCCATGGCAAAACTTTAGTCCTACACTTTTTGCTCATTTTTTTTTGCTATGGGGATCCAAACAGGTGGGCTAAAAGTGAGCAAATAGGGTGGACTAAAGTTTTGCCCATTTGCTACTCAAGAGGTGCAAAACTGGGCTAAAACGTCTTGGGTGGCGCACTGGACACCAGATagcccccacccacccacctacgccctctctctctcccatggCTTAATTAAATGAGGGCAAATCAGTCATTGTAGGATGGAGGACTAAACTTTTGccatggatccaaacaccccctgctggactaaagtttagcagcAAAAGTTCAGCACCTAAACTTTTGCCATGGcaaatggatccaaacagggtctAATGAATATCAAACATAGAATTTTTTTATATGTACATAAGAAATACGTTGCCACATTACACTGTAAACCCCATAGATAGCAACAATCATCCTCACCAAGAAGATATAGGACATGTTTGGTGTCATCCCTACAAGAGGGGCAAAGAAAACTGCACGTGGAGAGCCAGTCCATTGCCTGTAAAGGCAAGAGGATCCTTGCTCACCTTGCCAAAAACAAAGGCCCAAGGGTAGAGAAAGAAATCGACACTTGTCCTGATTGTGGTAGGCAAGGGAACCAAACATCATAGCATATTACTTACCATAACCTTCAGTATAGCATTTTCATCACAGGAAACTTCTGATGAGACTTGAGGGCTACTACCTTCATCTGGCACCTTGCCACTTGAACATGTTGTGATTTGAGATGATCCATTTCCACATTCATCTGTAAAGACCTTGGACATACTGTGACTCCCCAATGATGGATCAACCTCTTTCAGAGAATCAATCTTCAAAAAGTTCTCAAAACGGTCCTTGCACATCTGAAGCTTAAACCATTCAGTGTGTGTATGGATTGTTGTTCTGACTAGCTTCATTAGCTGAGGCTCTTCAATACCAAGCCTTCTGCTCATTGCAACCTACAAAAGAGAATACGCTTGATACCATACCACATCACTCTAAATAAACATAATAAAACtcatgctcatttctttgattaagGAAACTAAGATCTAAAGCCAAGTAAATTTTCCTTTTACTGTCACTAATAGTCTATCACAGCAGCTATATTGACTCGCAATATGCAGACGTCGAACAAACCTGGAGAGAACTGGCAAGTACTGGCAATGATAATGCATTCATGAATACATCTTCATTGGGTTGAATTAGTGTCACCAAAGTTTCCTTCAAGGGCTTCAGTAGAGCTTCGTTATTGGCAGCAAGTGGTCCCAGATGAGTGGATGCAACCTTGAGAGCAGATACATGATCACCAGCAGCTACCAGCTTAAGAAATTCAACCTGAAATGGATAAATATATTAAGTAGGTATCGATTCCTATCAGAGCTGCAGATAAGTATGGGTTAACGGTTGGGCTTACCTGTTTCAGCTGAAACAGAAGAATAGGGTTCTGTTGAAAGAAATCAGGATCTATACAGCTTATTTCCTCCACAACTTTGGAAGCCATCCCTTTTCGCGTGAGGTCCCGCATTTCCAAAATAATTTCATATTTCTGGTCTTCCATGTGTATATTATCAGACAAATTAAAATTTACCACCAAATCCTAGAGAAGGGCGTACAAACATAAATCACTATTTATCGATAATCTAGTTTCCATGAAAGGAAAAAATAATTATGAAAGCTCACCTGTTTTTCTACCATAGTATCTTCGTCCATATCAAGGGTAGGAGACAAACTATCATGCTTACTGGAATCCAACAACGTGTCACAAGCATAATCAAGATCATCTAGCCGTCCTCTCCATCTCTTTCGTCTTCGCTGCCCAGACGTACTATTTCTAACCCTATGTAACCTCCTGGACCAAGAATCATCGCGAGTGATACTGCTGATGCTACAATGTCCATTCTGACTGTTGGTCATTTCACACTCAAGCTGTGTTTCGTTATTAACATCATTATTTTGTTTACATTTCAAGTCAGCAGTTCCTACAAAAAAAACAGTTTTTATTAGAACTAGGCAACCAAAAAGCTACTTCTAAGAGTTAGCTTAGCAATAGAGCGCTACACAAAATTACTTATTTGCAGTAAACAAAATTTTCTTGTAGCCTGTAGTACAGGTTCAGCCATTTACCAGAAAGAACATGCGAACTGCCTTCAACTATTCCCCTGTATACACAATACTCGTGTACAAGTTTATCCAGAAGTGTCAGGTCCAGCTTCATCCGACACAATTCGTTCTGGCATTTTTACACAGATAATCTTACATCATGAGCGTCAAACCAAGGAAGCAATAAGGGAACACTTGTTGAAACATAAGCAAGTTCATGCCGTATCAAATAACAATCCAACAAATGATGATTGAGACATACATTATTTCCATATATTTAGtcaatgaaatgaaatgaaaagGCAATACATGTAATCTTTTGGCCCCTCAACAATGGACAAGGAGATATATAGCCTCCAAATATAACTACAAACAGGAAAACAGGACTCCCAACTATTTACAATGTTGTAATGCTGTTCCCTTCCCTATTTCATGATGA is a genomic window containing:
- the LOC136534158 gene encoding uncharacterized protein; this translates as TLRYLISIHKAFCKRQGISFSSPISDLTERLLFEDRDPPVVPQECLLEAPPFDEVDVQTLAHAVELTRQGAVDSLKFAKGNLYQAFQNELCRMKLDLTLLDKLVHEYCVYRGIVEGSSHVLSGTADLKCKQNNDVNNETQLECEMTNSQNGHCSISSITRDDSWSRRLHRVRNSTSGQRRRKRWRGRLDDLDYACDTLLDSSKHDSLSPTLDMDEDTMVEKQDLVVNFNLSDNIHMEDQKYEIILEMRDLTRKGMASKVVEEISCIDPDFFQQNPILLFQLKQVEFLKLVAAGDHVSALKVASTHLGPLAANNEALLKPLKETLVTLIQPNEDVFMNALSLPVLASSLQVAMSRRLGIEEPQLMKLVRTTIHTHTEWFKLQMCKDRFENFLKIDSLKEVDPSLGSHSMSKVFTDECGNGSSQITTCSSGKVPDEGSSPQVSSEVSCDENAILKVMEFLALPRADAIQLLMQYNGNAETVIQQIFQ